Proteins co-encoded in one Setaria viridis chromosome 9, Setaria_viridis_v4.0, whole genome shotgun sequence genomic window:
- the LOC117835635 gene encoding uncharacterized protein, whose protein sequence is MAGGRDELKLLGTWTSPFVIRVKLALSFKGLSYENVEEDLYYNKSELLLKSNPVHKKVPVLLHNGKPVCESQLIVQYIDEAFSTEAPSLLPVEPSERAMARFWAAYIDDKLFASAFRAGRAKTEEEQAEALKETFAAVETLEAAFKECSKGKPFFGGDSVGYLDIVLGVLIPLVYVGKARYGIKLFDDTRSPLLEAWVERFGALDATKAILPEVDKLIVEYSKAKQARAAAMSAAARQPDPSVSGPDKEPIGHQRNRELQPTEYTHACGVHIHSVLLFLCGRSVYEMAGDGELKLLGLWASPFVTRAKLALQMKGLSYEYIEEDLSNKSELLLSSNPVHKAVPVLIHNGKPVCESSVVVQYIDEAFAGTGPSLLPADSYERAVARFWAAYLEDKMVTPWARWFSVKTEEEKAEAMRQAIAALGALEGGLKECSGGKEPFFGGESVGYVDVLLGGMISWVKATELLSGAKIIDASKTPLLAAWMERFCELDAAKAVLQDVAAVVEYARALEARIAAATPDN, encoded by the exons ATGGCCGGAGGACGAGATGAGCTGAAGCTGCTGGGGACGTGGACGAGCCCATTTGTGATCAGAGTGAAGCTTGCGCTCAGCTTCAAGGGCCTGAGCTATGAGAACGTGGAGGAGGACCTCTACTACAACAAGAGCGAGCTGCTCCTCAAGTCCAACCCGGTGCACAAGAAGGTGCCTGTGCTCCTCCACAACGGTAAGCCCGTCTGCGAATCTCAGCTCATCGTGCAATACATCGACGAGGCCTTCAGCACAGAGGCCCCCTCGCTGCTCCCTGTTGAGCCCTCCGAACGCGCCATGGCTCGCTTCTGGGCTGCCTACATTGACGACAAG CTGTTTGCCTCGGCGTTCCGAGCTGGTAGGGCCAAGACGGAGGAGGAGCAAGCCGAGGCACTGAAGGAGACGTTCGCGGCGGTGGAGACCCTGGAGGCAGCCTTCAAGGAGTGCTCCAAGGGGAAGCCCTTCTTCGGAGGAGACAGCGTGGGGTACTTGGACATCGTGCTTGGGGTCCTCATACCGTTGGTGTATGTGGGCAAGGCACGGTATGGCATCAAGCTCTTTGACGACACCAGAAGCCCGCTCTTGGAGGCGTGGGTGGAGCGCTTTGGTGCTTTAGATGCCACAAAGGCAATCCTGCCAGAGGTCGACAAACTGATCGTCGAGTACAGCAAGGCGAAGCAAGCACGAGCTGCAGCCATGTCCGCAGCAGCAA GACAACCCGATCCTTCTGTTTCTGGCCCGGATAAAGAGCCCATCGGGCATCAGCGCAATAGAGAACTCCAACCTACAGAATACACACACGCTTGCGGGGTGCACATCCATTCCGTTCTTCTGTTTCTGTGTGGTAGGTCAGTGTACGAGATGGCGGGAGACGGCGAGCTTAAGCTGCTGGGCCTTTGGGCGAGCCCGTTCGTCACCAGAGCGAAGCTCGCGCTCCAGATGAAGGGCCTAAGTTACGAGTACATCGAAGAGGATCTCAGCAACAAGAGCGAGCTCCTGCTCAGCTCCAACCCCGTGCACAAGGCGGTGCCCGTGCTGATCCACAACGGGAAGCCGGTGTGCGAGTCGTCGGTCGTTGTCCAGTACATTGACGAGGCCTTCGCCGGCACCGGcccttccctcctccccgcTGACTCCTACGAACGCGCCGTCGCTCGCTTCTGGGCAGCCTACCTTGAAGACAAG ATGGTGACGCCATGGGCGCGGTGGTTCAGCGTCaagaccgaggaggagaaggccgaGGCGATGAGGCAGGCGATCGCGGCGTTGGGCGCGCTGGAGGGAGGCTTGAAGGAGTGCTCCGGGGGGAAGGAGCCCTTCTTCGGCGGCGAGAGCGTCGGGTACGTGGACGTCCTTCTCGGCGGCATGATCTCGTGGGTGAAGGCAACCGAGCTGCTGTCCGGTGCCAAGATCATTGATGCTTCCAAGACGCCGCTCCTGGCCGCGTGGATGGAGCGCTTCTGCGAGCTCGACGCGGCCAAGGCGGTCCTGCAGGACGTTGCCGCGGTGGTCGAGTACGCCAGGGCGCTGGAGGCGCGGATTGCCGCCGCAACTCCAGACAATTAG
- the LOC117839487 gene encoding probable glutathione S-transferase GSTU6 has translation MTGENAELKLVGQWASAFVTRVKLALHLKGLSYESIEEDLRNKSELLLASNPVHKAVPVLIHNGKPICESQIIVQYIDETFVGNGPSLLPADPYERAVARFWAAYIEEKLVAPWDRVFRVKTDEERAETMKQMFAAVDVLEGGLKECSRGKCFFGGDNVGYVDVILGGAASYAKANEALFGAKLFDAAKTPLLAAWLERFSELDAAKAVLQDVDRVVEHVKFLIAKNSARASSNN, from the exons ATGACCGGAGAAAACGCCGAGCTGAAGCTGGTCGGGCAGTGGGCGAGCGCATTCGTCACAAGAGTGAAACTTGCTCTCCACCTCAAGGGTCTTAGCTACGAGAGCATCGAGGAGGATCTCCGCAACAAGAGCGAGCTGCTCCTCGCCTCTAACCCGGTGCACAAAGCGGTTCCAGTACTGATCCACAACGGCAAGCCCATCTGCGAATCGCAGATCATCGTGCAGTACATCGACGAAACCTTCGTCGGCAATGGTCCATCCCTCCTCCCGGCTGACCCCTATGAACGCGCCGTTGCTCGCTTCTGGGCTGCCTACATTGAAGAAAAG CTGGTTGCCCCATGGGATCGGGTGTTCAGGGTCAAGACGGACGAGGAGAGGGCCGAGACGATGAAGCAGATGTTCGCAGCAGTGGATGTTCTGGAGGGAGGCCTCAAGGAGTGCTCCAGGGGCAAGTGCTTCTTCGGCGGCGACAACGTCGGGTACGTGGATGTCATTCTGGGTGGTGCAGCCTCGTACGCCAAGGCAAACGAGGCGCTCTTTGGTGCCAAGCTCTTCGACGCCGCCAAGACGCCGCTCCTGGCCGCGTGGCTGGAGCGCTTCAGCGAGCTCGACGCGGCGAAGGCGGTGCTGCAGGATGTCGACAGGGTGGTCGAGCACGTCAAGTTTCTGATAGCAAAGAATTCCGCCCGGGCTTCTTCAAACAACTAA
- the LOC117836542 gene encoding probable glutathione S-transferase GSTU6 produces the protein MAGGELKLLGTWASPWACRVRIALHLKDLSYDYVEEDLENKSDLLLTSNPVHKKVPVLIHDGKPISESSVVVQYIDEAFESNGSSLLPSDPHERAIARFWTAYMDDKLVAAWVKAFKAKTEEENLEGTEQLLVVVETLEGALRECSKGKPFFGGDSVGYLDVMLGGLLSWLHGTEALCGVEFFNASKTPLLSAWAERFGALEAPKVFLPDVGKLVEFAEVRRAQQAAAEAAAAAAKS, from the exons ATGGCCGGAGGTGAGCTGAAGCTACTTGGCACTTGGGCGAGTCCCTGGGCTTGCAGGGTGAGAATTGCTCTCCATCTCAAGGACCTGAGCTATGACTacgtcgaggaggacctcgagaACAAGAGCGACCTCCTCCTTACGTCCAACCCCGTGCACAAGAAGGTTCCAGTGCTCATCCACGATGGCAAGCCAATCAGTGAGTCGAGTGTCGTCGTGCAGTATATCGATGAGGCCTTTGAGAGCAATggttcctccctcctcccctcagATCCCCACGAACGTGCAATTGCTCGTTTCTGGACCGCTTACATGGACGACAAG CTAGTGGCGGCGTGGGTAAAGGCGTTCAAGGCCAAGACGGAGGAGGAGAACTTGGAGGGGACCGAGCAGTTGCTCGTGGTGGTGGAGACACTGGAAGGTGCCCTGAGAGAGTGTTCCAAGGGTAAGCCTTTCTTCGGTGGTGACAGCGTCGGGTACTTGGACGTCATGCTAGGCGGCCTCCTCTCGTGGCTGCACGGGACCGAGGCGCTGTGCGGTGTCGAATTCTTTAACGCCTCCAAGACCCCGCTCCTGTCGGCGTGGGCGGAACGCTTCGGTGCTCTGGAAGCTCCCAAGGTCTTTCTGCCCGACGTCGGCAAATTGGTCGAGTTCGCCGAGGTGAGGCGCGCGCAGCAGGCTGCAGCCGAggctgcggctgctgccgcGAAGAGCTAG